One segment of Bacteroides caecimuris DNA contains the following:
- the sufB gene encoding Fe-S cluster assembly protein SufB, producing MQQEEPNKMKPNQKDELEKKTVNEFVRKFAEEKYKYGFTTEVHTDIIERGLNEDVIRLISSKKDEPEWLLEFRLKAYRHWLTLEMPTWAHLRIPEIDYQAISYYADPTKKKEGPKSMEEVDPELIKTFNKLGIPLEEQMALSGMAVDAVMDSVSVKTTFKETLMEKGIIFCSFSEAVREHPDLVKKYMGSVVGYRDNFFAALNSAVFSDGSFVYIPKGVRCPMELSTYFRINARNTGQFERTLIVADDDSYVSYLEGCTAPMRDENQLHAAIVEIIVHDRAEVKYSTVQNWYPGDAEGKGGVYNFVTKRGNCKGVDSKLSWTQVETGSAITWKYPSCILTGDNSTAEFYSVAVTNNCQQADTGTKMIHLGKNTRSTIVSKGISAGHSENSYRGLVRVAEKADNARNYSQCDSLLLGDKCGAHTFPYMDIHNETAVVEHEATTSKISEDQIFYCNQRGIPTEDAIGLIVNGYAKEVLNKLPMEFAVEAQKLLTISLEGSVG from the coding sequence ATGCAACAAGAAGAACCCAATAAAATGAAACCCAATCAGAAAGACGAACTCGAAAAGAAGACTGTTAATGAGTTTGTCCGGAAATTTGCGGAGGAGAAATATAAATACGGCTTCACCACAGAGGTGCATACAGACATCATTGAGCGTGGGCTTAATGAAGATGTCATTCGTCTGATTTCATCGAAGAAAGACGAACCGGAGTGGTTACTGGAGTTTCGCTTGAAAGCGTATCGCCACTGGCTGACGCTGGAGATGCCGACTTGGGCACATCTCCGTATCCCTGAAATTGACTATCAGGCGATTTCTTATTATGCCGATCCGACGAAGAAGAAAGAAGGACCGAAGAGCATGGAGGAAGTCGATCCTGAATTGATAAAGACGTTTAATAAGCTGGGTATTCCTTTGGAGGAACAGATGGCTCTTAGCGGAATGGCGGTGGATGCCGTTATGGACTCCGTTTCCGTAAAGACAACTTTCAAGGAAACGTTGATGGAGAAAGGGATTATCTTCTGCTCGTTCAGTGAAGCCGTGCGGGAACATCCCGATTTGGTGAAGAAATATATGGGCTCGGTGGTAGGTTACCGGGATAATTTCTTTGCCGCATTGAACTCCGCTGTCTTTTCCGACGGCTCTTTTGTGTATATTCCGAAAGGAGTACGTTGTCCGATGGAACTTTCCACTTATTTCCGTATCAATGCCCGTAACACGGGGCAGTTTGAACGTACGCTAATTGTGGCGGACGACGATTCGTATGTTTCTTATCTGGAAGGATGTACGGCGCCGATGCGGGATGAAAATCAGTTGCATGCCGCTATCGTTGAGATAATCGTGCACGACCGTGCAGAGGTAAAATATAGCACTGTTCAGAACTGGTATCCGGGCGATGCAGAAGGTAAGGGCGGTGTATACAACTTTGTGACTAAACGCGGTAACTGCAAGGGAGTGGATAGTAAATTATCCTGGACACAAGTGGAAACCGGTTCGGCAATCACTTGGAAATACCCTTCCTGTATTCTGACGGGCGATAACTCGACCGCTGAATTCTATTCCGTAGCTGTAACGAACAACTGTCAGCAGGCTGATACCGGAACGAAAATGATCCATCTGGGCAAGAACACCCGCAGTACGATTGTAAGTAAAGGAATTTCCGCCGGACATAGTGAGAACTCCTATCGTGGGTTGGTACGTGTGGCGGAGAAAGCGGATAATGCCCGTAATTATAGCCAGTGTGATTCTCTCTTGTTGGGAGATAAATGCGGTGCGCATACTTTCCCTTATATGGATATTCACAATGAAACGGCAGTGGTGGAACATGAAGCCACAACGAGCAAGATCAGTGAAGACCAGATATTCTATTGCAACCAGCGCGGTATTCCGACAGAAGACGCTATCGGACTTATTGTGAACGGATATGCAAAAGAAGTATTGAATAAACTTCCGATGGAATTTGCGGTAGAAGCACAGAAGCTGCTTACTATCTCGTTGGAAGGAAGTGTGGGGTGA
- the sufD gene encoding Fe-S cluster assembly protein SufD, with protein MIVEQQYIDLFSQTEAMICKHSVEVLNVPRAAAFADFERLGFPTRKMEKYKYTDVSKYFEPDYGLNLNRLAIPVNPYEVFKCDVPNMSTALYFVVNDAFYNRVLPKVNLPEGVIFGSLKEVAGQHPELVKKYYGQLADTSKDGVTAFNTAFAQDGVVFYVPKNVVVEKPIQLVNILRADVNFMVNRRVLIILEDGAQARLLICDHAMDNVNFLATQVIEVFAGENTVFDMYELEETHTSTVRISNLYVKQEANSNVLLNGMTLHNGTTRNTTEVLLAGEGAEINLCGMAIADKNQHVDNHTSIDHAVPNCTSNELFKYVLDDQSVGAFAGLVLVRPDAQHTNSQQTNRNLCATRDARMYTQPQLEIYADDVKCSHGATVGQLDEGALFYMRSRGIAEKEARLLLMFAFVNEVIDTIRLEALKDRLHLLVEKRFRGELNRCQGCAICK; from the coding sequence ATGATAGTTGAACAACAATATATAGACCTCTTCTCACAGACGGAAGCAATGATCTGCAAGCATAGCGTCGAAGTGCTAAATGTGCCTCGTGCAGCTGCATTTGCCGATTTTGAGCGGCTCGGATTTCCGACCCGTAAGATGGAGAAGTACAAATATACGGATGTGAGCAAGTATTTTGAACCGGATTATGGTTTAAACTTGAATCGTCTGGCTATTCCAGTCAATCCGTATGAAGTGTTTAAGTGCGATGTGCCGAATATGAGTACCGCCCTCTATTTTGTGGTAAATGACGCATTTTATAATAGAGTACTTCCTAAAGTCAATCTGCCGGAGGGTGTGATTTTCGGCAGCCTGAAAGAAGTGGCGGGGCAGCATCCGGAATTGGTGAAGAAGTATTACGGTCAGTTGGCAGATACTTCCAAAGATGGGGTGACTGCTTTCAATACCGCTTTTGCGCAAGACGGTGTTGTATTTTATGTGCCGAAGAATGTAGTGGTAGAAAAACCGATCCAGCTGGTAAATATCCTACGTGCAGATGTCAACTTCATGGTGAACCGTCGTGTACTGATCATCTTGGAGGATGGCGCGCAAGCCCGTCTGCTGATTTGTGACCATGCAATGGATAACGTGAACTTCCTGGCAACACAAGTGATTGAAGTATTTGCAGGTGAGAACACGGTATTCGATATGTATGAATTGGAAGAAACACATACAAGCACCGTTCGTATCAGCAACCTGTATGTAAAGCAGGAGGCAAACAGCAATGTATTGTTGAATGGAATGACTTTGCATAATGGTACTACCCGCAACACCACTGAAGTATTGTTGGCAGGAGAAGGAGCCGAGATAAACCTCTGTGGCATGGCAATTGCCGATAAGAACCAGCATGTAGACAATCATACAAGCATTGACCATGCCGTACCGAACTGCACCAGCAATGAACTGTTCAAGTACGTACTCGACGATCAGTCGGTAGGTGCGTTTGCCGGACTGGTACTGGTGCGTCCCGATGCGCAACATACGAACTCCCAGCAGACTAACCGGAATCTTTGTGCTACGCGTGATGCAAGAATGTACACACAACCCCAATTGGAGATTTACGCGGATGATGTGAAATGTTCGCATGGAGCAACGGTAGGCCAGTTGGATGAGGGGGCATTATTCTATATGCGTTCACGAGGTATTGCGGAGAAAGAAGCCCGTTTGTTATTGATGTTCGCATTTGTCAATGAAGTGATTGATACCATCCGTTTGGAGGCACTGAAAGACCGCCTGCATCTATTGGTAGAGAAACGTTTCCGTGGCGAGCTGAACAGATGTCAGGGCTGTGCCATTTGTAAGTAA
- the infB gene encoding translation initiation factor IF-2, giving the protein MTIRLNKVTRDLNVGIATVVEFLQKKGHTVEANPNTKISEEQYAILVKEFSTDKNLRLESERFIQERQNKERNKASVSIEGFEKQPEKQKSEDVIKTVVPEDARPKFKPVGKIDLDKLNGRKTEKVEKEPEQKQEVPVVERPVVKPEVKKELEKGESEVKKEEVVTPPVSVVDPTPVVAEPVVMPEPVVETKPVEVEKVVEEVKKEEPKVVETVPVKAEEHKEEKKVETAQAEVTPVAEKAPEDDGVFKIRQPELGAKINVIGQIDLAALNQSTRPKKKSKEEKRREREEKEKIRQDQKKLMKEAIIKEIRKDDSKLVKNGSKENADAAKKKRNRINKEKVDVNNVATSNFAAPRPNIQGKGGNGNNNGQGGQGNNNRRNNNNNKERFKKPVIKQEVSEEDVAKQVKETLARLTTKGKNKASKYRKEKREMASNRMQELEDQEMADSKVLKLTEFVTANELATMMDISVNQVIGTCMSIGIMVSINQRLDAETINLVAEEFGFKTEYVSAEVAQAIVEEEDAPEDLQPRAPIVTVMGHVDHGKTSLLDYIRKANVIAGEAGGITQHIGAYNVKLEDGRRITFLDTPGHEAFTAMRARGAKVTDIAIIIVAADDNVMPQTKEAINHAVAAGVPIVFAINKVDKPTANPDKIKEELAAMNFLVEEWGGKYQSQDISAKKGIGVEDLLEKVLLEAEMLELKANPNRNATGSIIESSLDKGRGYVATVLVSNGTLKVGDIILAGTSYGRVKAMFNERNQRIKEAGPSEPALVLGLNGAPAAGDTFHVVETDQEAREITNKREQLAREQGLRTQKILTLDELGRRIALGNFQELNIIVKGDVDGSVEALSDSLIKLSTEQIQVNVIHKGVGAISESDVSLAAASDAIIVGFQVRPSGAAAKMAEQEGVDIRKYSVIYDAIEEVKSAMEGMLAPELKEQITATIEIREVFNITKVGLVAGAMVKTGKVKRSDKARLIRDGIVIFTGNINALKRFKDDVKEVGTNFECGISLVNCNDMKVGDMIETFEEIEVKQTL; this is encoded by the coding sequence ATGACGATAAGGTTAAACAAAGTTACAAGAGATTTGAACGTAGGAATCGCGACGGTAGTTGAGTTCCTGCAAAAGAAAGGGCATACCGTAGAGGCTAATCCTAATACAAAAATTAGCGAGGAGCAATACGCTATACTCGTAAAAGAGTTTAGTACAGATAAGAACCTTAGACTTGAATCGGAGCGTTTCATACAGGAACGTCAGAATAAGGAACGTAATAAGGCGTCTGTTTCGATTGAAGGCTTCGAAAAGCAGCCGGAGAAACAGAAGTCGGAAGATGTGATTAAGACAGTCGTACCTGAGGATGCACGTCCGAAGTTTAAACCTGTCGGAAAAATTGATTTGGATAAACTGAATGGTCGTAAAACTGAAAAGGTGGAGAAAGAGCCGGAACAGAAACAAGAAGTACCTGTTGTAGAACGGCCCGTCGTTAAACCCGAAGTAAAAAAGGAGCTCGAGAAGGGAGAATCCGAGGTGAAGAAAGAAGAGGTGGTGACACCTCCTGTTTCTGTAGTAGATCCTACTCCAGTGGTAGCTGAGCCCGTAGTAATGCCGGAACCTGTAGTGGAGACGAAGCCGGTAGAAGTTGAAAAAGTAGTAGAAGAAGTGAAAAAAGAAGAGCCGAAGGTAGTAGAAACTGTACCTGTGAAGGCGGAAGAACATAAAGAAGAAAAAAAGGTGGAAACCGCACAGGCTGAAGTAACCCCGGTAGCCGAAAAAGCACCGGAGGATGATGGCGTTTTCAAAATCCGTCAACCGGAATTAGGCGCGAAGATCAATGTGATCGGTCAGATCGACTTGGCTGCATTGAACCAGTCTACTCGTCCGAAGAAGAAATCGAAGGAGGAGAAGCGTCGCGAACGTGAAGAGAAAGAGAAGATCCGTCAGGACCAGAAGAAATTGATGAAGGAAGCCATCATCAAAGAGATCCGTAAGGATGATTCTAAGTTGGTGAAGAACGGTTCAAAAGAGAACGCAGATGCTGCTAAGAAAAAACGTAACCGTATCAACAAAGAAAAGGTAGACGTTAATAATGTTGCGACTTCCAACTTTGCTGCACCGAGACCTAATATACAAGGTAAAGGCGGTAATGGCAATAACAACGGCCAGGGCGGACAAGGAAATAATAACAGAAGAAATAACAACAATAATAAGGAGCGCTTCAAGAAGCCGGTTATCAAACAGGAAGTGAGCGAGGAAGACGTAGCAAAACAGGTAAAAGAAACTCTTGCGCGTCTGACAACCAAAGGTAAGAACAAGGCGTCCAAATACCGTAAAGAAAAACGTGAAATGGCTTCCAACCGTATGCAGGAACTGGAAGATCAGGAAATGGCAGACAGCAAGGTATTGAAGTTGACCGAGTTCGTTACGGCTAACGAATTGGCAACGATGATGGATATATCTGTTAATCAGGTTATCGGTACTTGTATGAGTATTGGTATCATGGTTTCCATCAACCAGCGTCTGGATGCGGAAACAATCAATCTGGTGGCAGAAGAGTTCGGATTCAAGACAGAATATGTAAGTGCAGAAGTGGCACAAGCTATCGTTGAAGAAGAAGATGCTCCGGAAGATTTGCAACCGCGCGCTCCGATTGTTACAGTGATGGGACACGTTGACCACGGTAAGACATCTTTGCTCGACTATATCCGTAAGGCGAATGTAATTGCCGGTGAGGCCGGAGGTATTACACAACATATTGGTGCATACAATGTGAAACTGGAAGACGGACGCCGCATTACGTTCCTTGATACTCCGGGTCACGAAGCGTTTACCGCTATGCGTGCACGTGGTGCGAAAGTAACGGATATAGCCATCATTATCGTGGCTGCCGATGATAATGTGATGCCGCAGACGAAAGAAGCGATCAATCACGCGGTGGCTGCCGGTGTACCTATTGTGTTTGCAATCAATAAGGTAGATAAACCGACGGCAAATCCGGATAAAATTAAAGAAGAACTGGCTGCCATGAATTTCCTTGTTGAAGAATGGGGAGGTAAATATCAGTCGCAAGATATCTCTGCCAAGAAAGGTATAGGTGTGGAAGATTTGCTGGAAAAAGTATTGCTCGAAGCGGAAATGCTTGAACTGAAAGCAAACCCGAACCGGAATGCTACGGGGTCTATCATCGAATCTTCATTGGATAAGGGACGTGGATATGTAGCTACTGTATTGGTATCTAACGGTACTCTGAAAGTGGGAGACATCATACTGGCAGGAACTAGTTACGGACGTGTGAAGGCTATGTTCAACGAGCGTAACCAACGTATCAAGGAAGCAGGACCTTCCGAACCGGCTTTGGTATTGGGATTGAACGGTGCACCTGCTGCAGGTGATACATTCCACGTGGTTGAAACCGATCAGGAAGCTCGTGAAATCACCAACAAACGTGAGCAGTTGGCTCGTGAACAGGGCTTGCGTACACAGAAGATCCTTACGTTGGATGAGTTGGGCCGTCGTATTGCTTTGGGTAACTTCCAGGAATTGAATATCATCGTTAAGGGTGACGTGGACGGTTCTGTTGAGGCATTGAGCGACTCGTTGATCAAATTGTCTACGGAACAAATCCAGGTAAATGTCATCCATAAGGGTGTGGGAGCAATTTCCGAATCGGATGTTTCTCTGGCTGCCGCTTCGGATGCGATTATCGTCGGATTCCAGGTACGTCCTTCAGGTGCTGCCGCTAAAATGGCTGAACAGGAAGGTGTCGACATCCGTAAGTACTCTGTCATCTACGATGCAATCGAAGAGGTGAAGTCTGCTATGGAAGGTATGTTGGCTCCGGAATTGAAGGAACAAATCACGGCAACTATCGAAATCCGCGAAGTATTCAACATCACGAAGGTGGGTTTGGTAGCCGGTGCAATGGTGAAGACCGGAAAGGTGAAACGAAGCGACAAGGCTCGTTTGATCCGCGATGGTATTGTAATCTTTACCGGAAACATCAACGCATTGAAACGCTTCAAGGACGATGTGAAGGAAGTCGGTACAAACTTCGAGTGTGGTATCAGTCTGGTGAACTGCAACGACATGAAGGTAGGCGATATGATCGAGACATTCGAAGAAATAGAAGTGAAACAGACTTTATGA
- the sufC gene encoding Fe-S cluster assembly ATPase SufC: MLEIKDLHASINGKEILKGINLTVNPGEVHAIMGPNGSGKSTLSSVLVGNPAFEVTKGSVTFYGKNLLELSPEDRSHEGIFLSFQYPVEIPGVSMVNFMRAAVNEQRKYKGLPALTASEFLKLMREKRAVVELDNKLANRSVNEGFSGGEKKRNEIFQMAMLEPRLSILDETDSGLDIDALRIVAEGVNKLKTPETSTIVITHYQRLLDYIKPDIVHVLYKGRIVKTAGPELALELEEKGYDWIKKEVGE, encoded by the coding sequence ATGTTAGAAATAAAAGACCTGCATGCCAGCATTAATGGCAAAGAGATATTGAAGGGTATTAACCTGACGGTGAATCCCGGTGAGGTGCACGCTATTATGGGGCCGAATGGCTCCGGTAAAAGTACGCTTTCTTCCGTATTGGTGGGAAATCCGGCTTTTGAGGTAACAAAAGGTTCGGTCACGTTTTATGGAAAGAACCTGTTGGAGTTGAGTCCTGAAGATCGTAGCCATGAAGGAATCTTTCTTAGTTTCCAGTATCCGGTAGAGATTCCGGGTGTGAGCATGGTCAACTTTATGCGTGCTGCTGTGAATGAGCAACGCAAATATAAAGGTCTGCCTGCGCTGACAGCCAGTGAGTTTCTGAAACTGATGCGTGAGAAACGTGCGGTAGTAGAGCTGGATAATAAGTTGGCTAACCGCTCGGTGAATGAAGGCTTTTCGGGTGGTGAAAAGAAACGGAATGAGATCTTCCAGATGGCTATGTTGGAACCGCGGTTGAGCATCCTTGATGAGACAGACTCCGGTTTGGATATTGATGCGCTCCGTATTGTTGCGGAGGGAGTGAACAAACTGAAAACTCCTGAAACAAGCACGATCGTTATTACTCACTACCAACGTTTGCTCGATTATATCAAACCTGATATTGTGCATGTCCTTTATAAAGGTCGTATCGTAAAAACAGCCGGACCGGAACTTGCGCTGGAACTGGAAGAAAAAGGATATGATTGGATCAAGAAAGAAGTAGGAGAATAA
- the nusA gene encoding transcription termination factor NusA gives MAKKEETISLIDTFSEFKELKNIDRTTMVSVLEESFRSVIAKMFGTDENYDVIVNPDKGDFEIWRNREVVADEDLTNPNMQISLSEAQKIDASYEEGEEVTDEVIFAKFGRRAILNLRQTLASKILELEKDSIYNKYIDKVGTIINAEVYQIWKKEMLLLDDEGNELLLPKTEQIPSDFYRKGETARAVVARVDNKNNNPKIILSRTSPVFLQRLFEMEVPEINDGLITIKKIARIPGERAKIAVESYDDRIDPVGACVGVKGSRIHGIVRELRNENIDVINYTSNISLFIQRALSPAKISSIRLNEEEKKAEVFLKPEEVSLAIGKGGLNIKLASMLTEYTIDVFRELDESVADEDIYLDEFRDEIDGWVIDAIKAIGIDTAKAVLNAPREMLIEKTDLEEETVDEVIRILKSEFEEEEPSIENKD, from the coding sequence ATGGCCAAAAAAGAAGAAACAATCAGCTTGATTGATACATTTTCGGAATTTAAGGAACTGAAAAATATCGATAGAACGACGATGGTTAGCGTACTCGAAGAGTCGTTCCGTAGCGTAATCGCGAAAATGTTTGGCACCGATGAAAATTACGATGTGATCGTGAACCCGGACAAGGGGGACTTCGAGATCTGGCGTAACCGTGAAGTTGTGGCCGATGAAGATTTGACTAACCCGAATATGCAGATTTCGTTGAGCGAAGCACAGAAGATCGATGCTTCCTACGAAGAAGGTGAAGAGGTGACTGACGAAGTGATCTTTGCCAAATTCGGACGTCGTGCTATCCTGAATCTCCGCCAGACATTGGCTTCCAAAATTCTGGAACTTGAGAAAGACAGTATTTATAATAAATATATAGATAAGGTAGGTACAATCATCAACGCAGAAGTGTATCAGATCTGGAAGAAAGAAATGTTACTCTTAGATGATGAAGGAAACGAGTTGCTATTGCCTAAGACCGAACAGATCCCGAGTGATTTCTATCGCAAAGGTGAAACGGCCCGTGCAGTAGTTGCCCGCGTGGATAACAAGAATAATAATCCTAAGATTATCTTGTCACGTACTTCTCCCGTTTTCCTGCAACGTTTGTTCGAGATGGAAGTACCCGAAATTAATGATGGTTTGATTACCATCAAGAAGATTGCCCGTATCCCTGGCGAACGTGCCAAGATTGCGGTAGAATCTTACGATGACAGAATCGACCCTGTAGGAGCCTGTGTAGGTGTAAAGGGAAGTCGTATTCATGGCATTGTTCGTGAACTTCGCAATGAGAACATCGATGTAATCAATTACACATCGAACATCTCATTGTTTATACAGCGCGCTTTAAGCCCGGCCAAGATTTCTTCTATCCGTCTGAATGAGGAAGAGAAGAAAGCAGAGGTTTTCCTCAAACCGGAAGAAGTTTCGCTGGCTATCGGTAAAGGCGGTTTGAATATCAAACTGGCCAGTATGTTAACTGAGTACACTATCGACGTGTTCCGTGAGTTGGATGAGAGTGTAGCGGATGAAGATATCTATCTTGATGAGTTCAGAGACGAAATCGACGGATGGGTAATCGACGCCATCAAGGCTATCGGCATCGATACAGCGAAGGCTGTGTTGAATGCTCCTCGTGAGATGTTGATTGAAAAGACGGACTTGGAAGAAGAGACAGTGGACGAGGTAATACGCATTTTGAAATCGGAGTTTGAAGAAGAAGAACCTTCCATTGAGAATAAAGATTGA
- a CDS encoding CvpA family protein: protein MATIDIIILIVIGAGAVVGFVKGFIRQLASILGLIVGLLAAKALYVSLAAKLCPTVTDSMTVAQVLAFIMIWIAVPLIFVLIASLLTKAMQAISLNWLNRWLGSGLGALKFLLLTSVVIGAIEFVDSDNKLISATKKEESLLYYPMETFAGIFFPAAKNMTQQYILENKDATRRTQ, encoded by the coding sequence GTGGCAACGATTGATATCATTATCCTGATTGTAATAGGTGCCGGAGCGGTGGTAGGCTTTGTAAAAGGCTTTATCCGTCAGTTGGCTTCTATTTTGGGGTTAATAGTCGGGCTGCTGGCGGCGAAAGCTTTGTATGTCTCTTTGGCGGCGAAACTTTGCCCGACAGTGACGGATTCGATGACAGTTGCGCAGGTGTTGGCTTTTATCATGATCTGGATTGCCGTGCCGTTGATCTTTGTACTGATAGCTTCGTTATTGACAAAAGCAATGCAGGCGATCTCGCTGAACTGGCTGAACCGCTGGTTAGGAAGTGGACTGGGAGCACTTAAGTTTCTGTTGTTAACAAGTGTAGTGATCGGAGCGATAGAGTTTGTAGATAGCGATAATAAGTTAATTAGTGCAACAAAAAAGGAAGAATCTTTGTTATATTATCCGATGGAAACGTTTGCGGGGATTTTTTTTCCTGCTGCGAAGAATATGACGCAACAATATATATTAGAGAATAAAGATGCAACAAGAAGAACCCAATAA